In Synechococcus sp. PCC 6312, one genomic interval encodes:
- a CDS encoding energy-coupling factor ABC transporter ATP-binding protein: MPNAIDVQDVSFGWSSQALLLNHCYLQIPAGEFWMLLGRNGSGKSTLMKLLAGLLLPQTGYVHIHQPVGFVFQNPDQQLVMPTVGADIAFSLTNQGLTSAEVRLRVQDALATVNLSGLARRPIYALSGGQKQRVAIAGAIARHCEVLLLDEPTALLDPDSQQELLANVRELVKQRGMTALWVTHRLEELVAADGAVVMERGQVIEQGPPSQLKHLRDYKLSQACC, translated from the coding sequence ATGCCCAATGCCATTGATGTCCAGGATGTAAGTTTTGGTTGGTCATCCCAGGCCCTGCTGTTGAATCACTGTTATCTACAAATTCCGGCGGGAGAGTTTTGGATGCTCTTGGGGCGCAATGGCAGTGGGAAGTCAACCTTGATGAAGCTCTTGGCGGGGCTATTGTTACCCCAAACGGGATATGTTCACATTCATCAGCCAGTTGGGTTTGTGTTTCAAAATCCAGATCAGCAATTGGTGATGCCGACTGTGGGGGCGGATATTGCCTTTAGTCTGACCAATCAGGGCTTAACCTCAGCAGAAGTCCGCTTACGAGTTCAAGATGCATTGGCAACGGTGAACCTCTCTGGCCTGGCCCGCCGACCCATCTATGCCCTCAGTGGGGGCCAAAAACAACGGGTGGCGATTGCGGGGGCGATTGCGAGACATTGCGAGGTTTTACTATTGGATGAACCCACAGCCCTATTGGATCCCGACAGTCAGCAAGAATTATTAGCCAATGTCCGGGAATTGGTGAAGCAACGGGGGATGACGGCTCTTTGGGTTACCCACCGTTTAGAAGAATTAGTGGCCGCTGATGGGGCAGTTGTGATGGAGCGAGGCCAAGTCATTGAGCAAGGGCCGCCAAGTCAACTCAAGCATTTACGAGATTACAAACTCAGCCAGGCCTGTTGTTAG
- a CDS encoding M20 family metallopeptidase has translation MATTLPLSLSQSQPSQARETSLHQPLRPTIKALQPELVVWRRYLHQRPELAFKEQLTASFVAEKLREWGIPHQTGIAETGIVAILEGSRPGPVLGIRADMDALPIQEENQVPYRSSHDGVMHACGHDGHTTIALGTARYLSQHPDFAGTVKIIFQPAEEGPGGAKPMIQAGVLENPHVDAIIGLHVWNVLPVGTVGVRSGPFMAAAEFFHCQIFGKGGHGAIPQQTIDAVLVASQIVTTLQTIVARNINPLDTAVISVGSFHAGTAKNIIADTASLSGTVRYFNPELADKLPQRIEEIIAGVCACHGAKYELNYQRMYPATINDPTMAELVRSVATTVIETELGVVPECQTMAAEDMSFFLQQVPGCYFFLGSANSELGLDFPHHHPRFDFDETVLGLGVEIFVRCVERFFAQAKGP, from the coding sequence ATGGCCACTACCTTACCGCTTTCTCTGTCACAATCTCAGCCAAGCCAAGCCAGGGAGACAAGCCTGCACCAACCTCTACGCCCCACTATTAAAGCCTTGCAGCCAGAATTGGTAGTCTGGAGACGCTACCTGCATCAACGTCCTGAACTGGCGTTTAAGGAACAACTGACAGCCAGCTTTGTAGCCGAGAAACTGCGGGAATGGGGGATTCCACATCAAACCGGAATTGCCGAAACTGGAATTGTTGCGATCCTAGAAGGTTCCCGGCCTGGCCCAGTCTTAGGGATTCGGGCGGATATGGATGCTCTACCAATTCAGGAAGAAAATCAAGTTCCCTATCGCTCTAGCCATGATGGGGTGATGCACGCCTGCGGTCATGATGGCCACACAACCATTGCCCTCGGCACTGCCCGTTACTTATCCCAACATCCCGATTTTGCCGGAACTGTGAAGATTATTTTCCAACCCGCTGAAGAGGGGCCTGGCGGGGCGAAACCGATGATCCAGGCCGGGGTTCTCGAAAATCCTCATGTTGATGCGATTATTGGCCTCCATGTCTGGAATGTTTTGCCTGTGGGCACTGTCGGGGTACGGAGTGGGCCTTTCATGGCGGCGGCTGAGTTTTTCCATTGTCAAATATTCGGCAAAGGCGGGCATGGCGCGATTCCCCAACAAACCATTGACGCGGTGCTGGTGGCCTCCCAAATTGTTACTACCCTGCAAACCATTGTGGCGCGCAATATCAACCCCCTGGATACCGCTGTGATTTCTGTCGGATCCTTTCATGCGGGGACGGCCAAAAATATTATTGCCGATACGGCTTCCCTAAGTGGGACAGTGCGCTATTTCAATCCTGAATTGGCGGATAAATTACCCCAACGGATTGAGGAAATTATTGCCGGGGTTTGCGCTTGTCACGGGGCGAAATACGAATTGAATTATCAACGGATGTATCCAGCAACAATTAACGATCCAACGATGGCCGAATTAGTCCGCTCTGTGGCTACAACAGTGATTGAAACCGAATTGGGAGTTGTGCCTGAATGTCAAACCATGGCTGCTGAGGATATGTCATTTTTCTTACAGCAAGTGCCTGGTTGCTATTTCTTTTTAGGTTCAGCGAATTCGGAATTAGGGTTAGATTTTCCCCATCATCACCCCCGCTTTGATTTTGATGAAACGGTTCTGGGCCTGGGAGTAGAAATTTTTGTCCGTTGTGTGGAAAGGTTTTTTGCCCAGGCCAAGGGCCCCTAA
- a CDS encoding photosystem II reaction center protein K, translating into MEAMMLLAKLPEAYSIFDPLVDVLPVIPVLFLALAFVWQAAVGFR; encoded by the coding sequence ATGGAAGCGATGATGCTCTTGGCTAAACTCCCAGAAGCCTACTCCATCTTTGATCCCCTTGTAGATGTTTTACCCGTTATTCCCGTCTTATTCTTAGCTTTGGCCTTTGTGTGGCAAGCGGCTGTGGGTTTTCGTTAA